GAAACGATTACTTTGTATAATAATAAAATTGACAAAGTGAGCGCTAAGAAACTAAAGAATGGTAAGTATCAGGTCGATATCCAGTTTGAAGTAGCTAAATATCGTGTTGATGGCAATGGAAAAAAAAGCTATAGTGACGCAGGGGAGCAGGCGCTCTCATTTAAAAAATCGGATCGGCTGACAATAAAGTCTTTGCCTCTTGCAGATTATATTGAAGTTGGCGTTTTCTCCGGTAAAAAAGCCAAAGATGGAAATAACCGGCAGGAACTTTATTTAAAAAAGCATAGAATTGATCGGATCAATAATACCCTGACGCTAGTTGTTGATCAAAAGCCCGAACAGGTAGGCATAGATCCTTACAATAAACTGATTGATATTGAATCCGATGATAATAGGAAGGAGCTATAGAAAAGGTTGTGAAATAGAAAAGGGTATGAAAATCCTCATCGCAAGATGAGGATTTTTTTATTCGGGCAATTTAGGAGTCATCATACGTTGTTGTGTACTACTACTGATTGCTCCCAGAAATTTGAGCACAGCATTAATCTCTTCATTGCTAAGGTTTAGCTTTTTGAGCTTTGGCGAATGTATAGGCCTTGTTTTTGGGTCTATCGTCACGCTGCGTTGTATTGGTTCGGGATTACCGAGGTTATAGAGCTGTACGACATCTAATAACGATGGAAAATTACCGTGGTGCATCCACGGGCCAGTTAGCGTAATCTCACGCAACGAAGGCGTTCGGAATGCGCCTATATCTTCCTGTTTACCACTAATATGGTAATGGCCGAAATCCTGCTGCTTGGTACCATATAACGTCTGTCCATCGTTGTGGAACTGATTATCTGAAAATAGAGGCGTATTGTGACAGTTGATACAACGTGCTTTTGTCCGAAAAAGATGCAGCCCCCATACCTCTTCATCCGTCATCGCATTCTTATTTCCCTGGACAAAGCGGTCAAACTTGCTGTTATAACTACGAATGCCCCTTTCAAAAGTTGCAATCGACTGTTGAATGCGCAAGATATTGACCGTACTGTCTCCAAAGGCCGATTGGAACAAAGGGGCGTAACCAGCGATCTCCTGAATATGGCGAACAGCTACTTGGTGATCGGTGTTCATCTCCACACTGTCGGTTAGCGGAAACAATACCTGCGCTTCCAATGAAGACGACCGTCCATCCCAGAAGAAGGAACGGTAGTAGCCGACATTGTAGAGGGTCATGGCATTTCGCTTTCCTACTCGTCGACTATGTCCATGGGCCACACTCTTGCCGTCGCCCCAGCCCAGTTGTGGATCGTGACAGCTCACACAGGCCAACTGTTTTGTAGCCGAAAGCCTGGGGTCGAAAAATAGTATTTTCCCCAGCGCCGACTTTTCCTTGCTAAACGGGTTATCGGCAGGATACTGAACATGGGGCAAGGTGCCAATATCGACAAAGTTTGCCTTTACATCATCATCCAGATGTGGTTTCGGCCATCGCCTGCTATCGCCTGAGGAATATAGTTTGCGCCATAAGGCGATATCAGGAATATCTTGATCCTGCACAAAAGACAGTAAGATCACGACGACGCCCAATAAACCAAATACAAGTAATCTTCGTATCATTTGTTATTTACAATTCTAACGCTTTGGTACTTAATTTATATTTACGGGTAACTTTATTGGATCCACCGATCGCTGTCTCGTTAAAATTAACCTCCAGGTCGATTAATCCCTGTTTTAAATCGTAGGTTCCCGCACCACTGATACTGATTTCGAAAAATTCCATATCTTTCCGTTCTGTGGCAGCTTCGGTTTTCTTGTAGATTTTTACCTGTTGCTCCTTTACAGTCACTTTACCGAGCTGGCTGTTATGCTGATCGGGTAAGAATTGCAATACCTGGTCTACATTGATACCTGCCGTTTTGATGTTTGTCGTACCGATCTTATCGCTGTATAGTGTGACCATCTGGAAAAGATTGACTCCACTATCGGTTACATAGGGATTGGTAAAGCCCATGTATGTGGTGTCCGTTTTAGACACTGTGGGATAATGTGCGCGGATACGTTTTCCCCAGGTTTCTGTGGCCTCATCAAAACGGTAGATATATAGTTCAAAATAAGGATCCGAACTCGTAAAGGTAGCGATAGCATTATTGTCTGGCTTAGGAACATATTCTGGCTCCGGAGCCACGGTACTATCTTTACTACAGGAGATGGTGGAAAATAGGATACTGCAGATAGTGACGAATTTGGATAACTTAAGGATTGCTTTTAAACTGTTCATGTCGTATTTTATTAATTTGTATTTTAGTGTTGCTGATTAATATTAATAGCCAGGATTCTGTATCATGCGCTTATTGGAAAGCACCGACTGCTTTGGGATGGGCAATACCATATGATCATTTGGAAAAGTGACGTTACAGTTTGTCCCTGTACAGTCATTGCGCTTAACAGATAGCCCCCTGCGCATCAAATCAAGGTATAAAAGTCCTTCAAGACAGAGCTCGCGGCGACGTTCGTCAAGGATCTCATTGATCAACAGATTTTTTGTATTGAAAACGTAAGCTCCGAGCTTCGGATTACCGCGGAGTCGGATGGCATTCAAACTCAAAACAGCCTCATCGGTATAGCCTAGTTCAGCTGCTGCCTCCGCGTGAATCAAGTACATTTCCGAGAGGCGGATCAACTTGACACTAGTTACTGCCGTTTGTAGTGTTGGATATTTAAATATCCCACCGGCTGCTCTTACATCATCTTGGCCAAACAGTCCGAGGAGATCCTGACTTGGCCTAAACTGATAATAGGAATTACTGGCCTCCTTGACATAGTAACTACCGATTGAGTTGCCGGAATAATTGCTCGGAACGGCCAGCTCAAGAATAGATTCTTTGGTATTGGCCTGTTTCCAGCTGTCGATGTACTCAGCATGGTTATAAAGGGAATAGTTTGCTTTGAGCAGTTCGGCGCTGAAGGCATAAGCCTTTTGCCAATCGTTGCGATTGAGGGCCAGCCTTGCCTGAAGCGCTTTACTTGCCTGTAGGCTCATGTATATTTTGGCATTGCCCTCAAATACGGTTTTGCTATTGGCAAATAACGAATCAGCCAGATTCAGATCACTTTCGATATGTTGGTATACTTCTGCCACGGTAGAACGTGCTATTTGTGCATCTTTGGGGAGAATTGTGCTTTTGGCAAGTATGATACCCATATGCGAAGCATCCTTTGTATAAAGATAGGGCTGCGCATAGAACTGTACGAGATCAAAATGAAC
The genomic region above belongs to Sphingobacterium zeae and contains:
- a CDS encoding RagB/SusD family nutrient uptake outer membrane protein; this encodes MNIKTLSVAFLLAWSTMSCSKFLDKEPENEVSVDLIFSDMQGAKSALAGVYNNLFQSDYYNGVRMVYPDLLGGNLTFAAAGRTTLLDVYSFETDADNDTMNKLYSYQYTLLNAINNIIKRVPAITNISTLERNHIMAQAYGLRALVHFDLVQFYAQPYLYTKDASHMGIILAKSTILPKDAQIARSTVAEVYQHIESDLNLADSLFANSKTVFEGNAKIYMSLQASKALQARLALNRNDWQKAYAFSAELLKANYSLYNHAEYIDSWKQANTKESILELAVPSNYSGNSIGSYYVKEASNSYYQFRPSQDLLGLFGQDDVRAAGGIFKYPTLQTAVTSVKLIRLSEMYLIHAEAAAELGYTDEAVLSLNAIRLRGNPKLGAYVFNTKNLLINEILDERRRELCLEGLLYLDLMRRGLSVKRNDCTGTNCNVTFPNDHMVLPIPKQSVLSNKRMIQNPGY
- a CDS encoding cytochrome-c peroxidase encodes the protein MIRRLLVFGLLGVVVILLSFVQDQDIPDIALWRKLYSSGDSRRWPKPHLDDDVKANFVDIGTLPHVQYPADNPFSKEKSALGKILFFDPRLSATKQLACVSCHDPQLGWGDGKSVAHGHSRRVGKRNAMTLYNVGYYRSFFWDGRSSSLEAQVLFPLTDSVEMNTDHQVAVRHIQEIAGYAPLFQSAFGDSTVNILRIQQSIATFERGIRSYNSKFDRFVQGNKNAMTDEEVWGLHLFRTKARCINCHNTPLFSDNQFHNDGQTLYGTKQQDFGHYHISGKQEDIGAFRTPSLREITLTGPWMHHGNFPSLLDVVQLYNLGNPEPIQRSVTIDPKTRPIHSPKLKKLNLSNEEINAVLKFLGAISSSTQQRMMTPKLPE